Below is a genomic region from Drosophila albomicans strain 15112-1751.03 chromosome 2R, ASM965048v2, whole genome shotgun sequence.
GCTCAATGTGTGATAGTCGACACCCTCCTTAATAGCAGAATCATAGATTTTGTAGTCATCGACGGGTTTCCACTCCAGAGTTGACTCATTAAAGAATCGATCTGACTCTAGACTCGGTCCATCGCATAGACAGAAGCAATAGCAGCACTGCAAGGAAAGCCATCTATTCCAGCTCTCCACGCGATTGACATCTCGCCAACATTCCTCGCGATCTCCAAACCGCTTTCCGtcattattttgaatatactcGTAGCGACGATTGCTGCTCTTAGGTGATTGACACACAGAAAAGTCCGAGTCGACAAACTGACAGCTGTGAATGCGACCCGAACATTGAGGCTGTTGAGAACAAAACTTTCGATCGAAGCAACCCGTTAAAGTTGTGTTCCGATAGGCGTAGCATGATTGGCTGCATGATCCCTCATTGGTTAGATTCACTATGTTTGCCACATATCCTTGAAGAAGTCGTGTAACCTCGTCGTAAGTGACATTGAATACATGCTCCTCAGGATCAGAACGCCATAAAACACGATCAGCTTGCTGAGTCAGATTCCTCAGTAAATTTAAACCCTGCTCCGTAGTTGCCTTATAATTCATTCTCTTACCGCCAACGATTAGATTACTTTCTCCATAAGCATCAATTGTGTGTACTCCGACAATATATATGCTTTCAGTTCGGTTAGTGCGATGTCCATATACATCGAGTAAATATGTTGTTGTGGAGAGTGCTTTTGAGGATATCCTCTATCAATTGCCAACTGTTGCAGGTTTACAAAATGGGACAAAAAGTCCTtgtttaaatacttattaataTCGCCATACAGtatcaaataatttgcaaCCTTCAGATCTCTAAACCACAATTTAGCTCCTTCACCCATTAACTGAAATTTAGCATTTTCTAATCCGTACATCGACTTCATTCTCAGAAACACAtcagaaatatttgaaaatttttcaaGTATCTGATCCATTTCGTAAGATTCTTCACTACTCAGGCCAGTAAAACCGTAAAGTTTTGGCTTGGACAATGTTACGTAACTATTCTCGATCTGTTCTATTTTGATGCTAATGTTGTTGAAATGTTCTATCAATTTGATCTGATTTTGGCGCATTTTAGTTGTATTACTTGTAAAATCGCTTGCAGCATTATATAATATGTCAGCATCTGAGTACACAATCGAAGCGATCACTTTAGCTTCATGTATAAAACCGAGGAGACTATCATCAACATTAGTTGACTGACTGaaacttattattatacacagcagcgaaagcgaaagagataactggagcagctgcatcgcacgttattatttattttcttgttttagaTCCGATCCCGCcgacaataaatataaaagtgatGGGAAATGCCAatcaagtcagcatttaaaaaaaaccaTACCCAAAAAAATTCAGcgcgattttatttttgtaaatgatTGTCGGTGTTTAAAATTCTGACCAATGAGCGTGTCCGACCTTATGAAACACATAATTTCTTTATCAGTTTCCGAAGTGGCATGTTTGAGGCTGTCGACgctaaataaaagaaatttaaaatccaaacaataatatacaaaacaagtaagaaagctacagtcgagtgtgctcgactgtgagatacccgctacccatttttaataaaggcaaaatattgcggtatcattttaaaaatataccgaatatactgcaaaaatactaaaaatataccaaatggtatgtttggtatatcgatatagtacaccattcaaaatataccatagacggcacaatgtaccacaTTGTCGGCCAtagcaactcagaccctagtaagtaggcgtttttgcccatacaaaagtatttctttaataacatccacaatttttatctgatcgcaaccaaatattcaagaatcataactactatagtatttatagtaataccaaaattcgcaactctagctttaaacttaggcttgttattcgatttttttttgatttgcgggggcggaagtgggcgaggcaaaaatttgaaacaaacttgatctgcgtgcaaacataacaaatgctatcgaaaaaaaattatagctctatctcttatagtctctgagatctaggtgttcatacggacagacggacagacacacagacggacagacagacatggctatatcgtctcggctgttgacgctgatcaagaatatatatactttatagggtcggagatgcctccttctacctgttacatacatttcctgtcggcacaaagttataatacccttctaccctatgggtaacgggtataaatataatgtttGACCACAAactttattcttaaattatttcaatattgcGCAGAAGTTAAAATATGATAAGGAGTAAACGAgcatcaaataattttaaaaattcgtACTGTTTACTCTTTTTCTAGTACTCTAAAAGTTGTTTCGATTCACACAGTTAAAGATTTTTAAGTTCAACGACCGAGCattatcaattttatatacGCCACCTtgaaaatactatatgtaCGTCCACTATCAGTGAGTGGACTGTAAACggaattaattttgaaaactgACTTTTcctaaatgtttatttttgtaaaatctaCATTTCATCAATGATATTATAGTACTTTTTGGTGAAAACACTTTTAATCGAAATAATGTAGTGTCATGTCTCTAAAGTGTTTCAATAACCAACTTTCGAATATAAAATCGATGTCGTGCAGATAATAAAGCACGAAATTATACAATTACATTATGTGCGCCATTccttttcttttacaaaataataataactgcTTTAGAGGTTGCTTAAGTCAAGAAAACGAATTGTTTTATAGATGGTATAAAACTGCATGcccatatatttttttataagctGCCTTGACTGCCTGTTAGTTGCTCAGTAGAGTCAACTTATGAATCAGACAGCCAGTTACGAGCAATTTACCAAGTTAATACAAGATACTATCTTGAGCCTATTGCACTACGGTAAATACCAATTGCCCaagtacacatacatacatatacatatatactaaagAGTAAGCTTTAGCGGCGACCTCTAAATGTGGTCGAGAGTCATAGCACGTAGCTGGGTTACTCAGTTATGCACGCAATAGCAGTGGATCTCCCGACTAACGTCATGTACTCCCCATATCTAATTATGTACCTCTCTCTCTTAGTCAcaatctctcgctctctccgtCAATGTGCCGCTTCTCGTTTTATTCAGCAGACGTCGTAGTCGAGCCccctttttgttgctgcttcactGTTTCCACAGCCGTCCATTGACTAAGCTTTGCTGGcaagtttcatttttatttcgtttcgttttgtgtctctgctttgcttttttgttttttatttttgtgaatgctttgcttttgcggCCTCCTTTTGCCGTGCTTCGCTTCTTATGGTAGTGTGAGTTGGAGTTgttatacttatgtatgtggATGTACACACTTAAAGTAAAGTGTGTGTAATACGTGTACATAAAAGAGGTTATACCCTGTACTATACAATGAATACGGTCTTATTGAGTGCAGCCTCTTTATAGACAATTTATTTCAGCGAACTtcgtttacagggtatttaatAGTGAGCACTCACAAGCTTTTCGTTTTCTTACATTAAGTTGAGCTCAATAGCTGTACATACTTTtgtaaacatacatatgtacatatatacatatgcatgtgcccaagtatgtatgtatgtctttgccaaaataaacaaaaggcaTAGACGCAGACGGTTAAATGAATCGAATTCTCTCTCAGTCGTgtcaataaaagttaaatggAATTGAATGGGTCTGATACAGGGTCTCAAAAGCTGTcaaatttgacaattaatttatcaaaaatctAAGCAAATATGTAGAAagaaggaaaataaataaatatgcatcgCTTTTGGTCAAACTCTTTTGCAAATATCAAAGTtgaatatgttaattgaattaataatcaaCGACCGGTTTTAATAAgcttcaaaatgtttatttaattattcaatttgcgTACGTATTTcgagcgaaaaaaaaaactagtgGACCGGCATCTTGGGGGCAGACATAGTTTAGTGTGGATAGTATTGACATTGGCCCACCCTGTATAAATGCGATTACATGTTGCACTCTCAACTACAATTGAATTGGGAAATTACAATTGCATTATACAAGCATATTACGACGCTTAAAAGTTATGTATGCTGCAATCCAGTATGAACTGCACTCTATAAATTGCACTCAAGATGCAAAATGCAATCTATCTAATCAGCCGTCATTTAACCTAGTAACATATAACACGTTTATAGTGCACAGCAGCATTACACATGCACATAAACAACGCACACTCGCATACACGTGCGAGTGTATGCTGTTATGTTTGTCAATGGAATTGCGTTCTTACCTGACATTTGAACTTCCGTTAATTACTTATCTCAACAGCGCAAATCTAATAACAGAGCAGCCATTAACAGTGCGGCGAACAGTGCTGTAAAAAATGCTTTTCACGATgatcacataaaaataataaatgtacaattttAGCTAAGCGAATCTACAGAacaatgaaatacaaaaataaatcactaaatttgttgtgtaatttaattttgctaaAATTACTTTACTCAAATGTAGTTTATGTGTACCAACAAAGATTCAATGTACCTATTCTAGTAGAAATGTACCAAATGTACCAACATCCGCTGTTAGCATAACAGAGTTTCGCTTACATTCAGCCTTGCATACATCAAATGATTAGCAAGCAGACAACCGGTAGCTGCCTGTGAGCGTGTGTGCGCTTATTCTGTGTATGTTTGCGCCTCTGTTTGTGTTGGTGGGCGCTATATAAGAGCAGCCTGCGACACAAGAAATTTTTTAGTTTCTCGCTATTCATTGACGTGTACaattcgttcgttcgttcgtttctgttagtttttttttgtgcggtTATTTGtgcgtgtttttgtttgttggccaCAATTAGTTCGTTGCCAGCTGTCCGAAATAGTCATACGATTAGTTAGGACCTCTTTTTCACAAGGATAATCAATACATACAGGCTGACATCATGCCGCCTACAATAACGGACAAAATCGCTCACGACTTTAAGGCACATTGCAGGACACAGCCGCAGGACGATGATGAAATCGATGCATACGTGCATCGCATAACGCGGTAAGAAACCGGTCTTTCTACTCAAACACAGCTGCCCTGTCCTGTCATCAATAGGGTTGTTTGGGTTGAATTTTTGGCGGGTTTCCAATGATGAATGAATCATTGATGCATTTGTCACGAAATGCATTTGAATTCACGTGAATCTGGTCACAAGCAAAGTATTTGCAATAATCTCTTACCAATAATACGCTGAGTTGGCAGCTGACGCAAACGTCTGCACAcagtttgctttgctgctgccaaaatgccaaagcaaaacaaaaacgaagagagagagaaaatgcGAATGTGAGATGGAGAGGGAGAGCGTGAAACGACGGTATAACAATGCGAGCAAAAACCACTTGAGCTAATAATAATGACACgcatacttatgtatgtacatacatacacacatatacgtatgtacgtaaatactttttgtattGTGGTGGGTGTGTCAGAGACCATAACCACAAACCGAATCAGACCTAGACCTAGACCCAAACCCGGAGACCGCTACCGAATaatgatttaataaaaaataaatcaaaatgcgTTGATAAACCTGACACCTCACTTGATTTACCACCATATACATTTGTTGTATACGGAATAGATCAGATGTTTGCATTAATctaatcatatatatatttttttttttttgttaacttgTGTTATCAAGGTCAACattgaaaacatatttacatatactaCACTTTTCCGTTGCttgctttatttttgaaatattgcgTTGACGCACTTGCTGACAGTTTCAACCTATAGGGGGTCTTTATTGGGGGGCCTCTCTCAGTCTCTATAGTAAACCCAATTCATTGGCTCATTGCCTTCCcatatcaatatcaattttcAAAGGTTTCCGTTTGCCAACTGTTGTCTTTGCTCCGAAATTCTCGGAAATAATAATCTTATCTTCACAGCAGTAGTTTTTTGCTTACGTTTTACATTTGAGTCAAAGATTGTGAAGGAACAACATTATGTGCCCCTTTTGACGACAACTAcgtattatatatagtatgatGATTGATTTGGTTACTGGCGACAGACAGTGTTGTGcaatgcaattataattaattgatttcgGTATTTCCCCTTAAATTGTTTCTTACAGATACTCCGATGGAACTGTCAAGTTGCGCAACTCAAACATTGAGCTGATGGATCAGGATATTCTATATCATTTGGCCTTGGGCAGTGAGAGTCATGATTTGCAAGAGATGTTTGGTGAAGTCAAGGTGAGTGGCTAACAAACTATATATAGACTTGGTTTTACTTATGATAATAAATTATCATTATAATTGGCCTGGAAGTTGTGGCAATCTAGACGCTAATTAACGGTTCAAGCCCAACCAGATTGAttaaaagtgtgtgtgctcgAGAACCAGTTTACCAAGTATTTGTGTGATCCtatctaaatttaaaatgctaaatatttggtttatttaatgGGCCTTGATAATGAAAATCaagttgtttgcattttgaataattggAATTTCactctgtttttgttttgtttctttcagTTTGTTTGCATGGGCGGCACACCAAAGCGTATGGAGAATTTTGCACACTTCATCATGGATGAGATTGGCTACAAGCTACCCGCTGGCACACAACTCCAGGATATTAGCGCGTATTCGTACCGCTATTCGATGTACAAGGTGGGCCCAGTGCTGTGTGTCAGCCATGGCATGGGCACGCCCTCGGTGAGCATTCTGATGCACGAGATGATCAAGCTGATGTACCATGCCAAGTGCATGGATCCCATCTTCATTCGCATTGGCACCTGTGGTGGCATTGGCGTCGAAGGCGGCACCGTCATCATCACCGAGGATGCTCTCGATGGACAATTGAGGAACTCGCACGAGTTTGTGAgttaactatttatatattatacttacTTTTGTCGAGTCTTTCTCTCTAATTGGGTTTTTTCTTGTCTGCAGACAATTCTCGGCGAGACCGTGCATCGTCCAGCTAAGTTGGACAAGAAGTTGGCACGTGAACTCAAATCGCTGGCCAGCTCAGATGATCCCTATGACACCATCATTGGCAAGACCCTCTGCACAAACGATTTCTACGAGGGTCAGGGACGTCTCGATGGCGCCTTCTGTGAGTTCAGCGAATCGGACAAAATGACATATCTGGAGAAGCTGCGCGATCATGGCGTTGTTAACATCGAAATGGAGAGCACCATCTTTGCGGCGCTGACTCATCATGCGGGCATCAAGGCCGCTGTCGTCTGTGTGGCCCTGCTGAATCGCCTCAATGGCGATCAGGTCAACGCCCCCAAGGAGGTCATGCATGAGTGGCAGCAACGGCCACAGATACTTGTCTCCAGATACATACGCAAGGTGCTCGCCCAGCATGGCCAGCTGAAGTCGTTGTTTGGGCATCAGGGATCTATTAAGTCGCCCCGACGCTTCAAGCTGGTACAGCAGGAATCTCAGGCCCATGAGTAAAAGCTATTAGCCAAATTTAGTGCACAAATGAAAGGATCAGgggcatatatatatatatgtaactacattgtatttgatttaattttcaagTTACCTTGGACACAGTCGATGTCGAAACCAAACTCttatgtatacaaaatgtttGAACATTCCTTAGTTTAGATTCGCATTAAGTTCTTTAGATTCCACattatgcatatgtatttacTCGTATCTCTGTATGTATATCCAGCCTCTCATTAgcttatttaaacaaaaaaacccaaaatcatatgaatgaatgaatgacatTCATTTACAAATGCTGAACGAAAACCAATTACAAATAAACTCAATGTGACGTTGTGTTtcaaaatgcattcaatttgaaattgttgttgattgcacttcaataataaagtaaaatacgaaagaatacgaaaaaaataaaacaataaaacgtTGTTAATTGTTATGTTgcatattctaaaataaaatgagataaaccaaaaaaaaataaaatattaataataataattaatgtatgtatgtatctctCTGATCGTATAATAagatttcataaattattctATTACACGTATTGTATTGTAATTCCTAAACATTTGTTAATGTTGCTAATCATAACACTATACCAAACAGAAGTTACTCTTATTCAATtctacaaaatacaaatttaaataaatgaaaaaaaaacacgctgAAAACATAATAGAAATGGTTTAAAATGAGTTCATTAAGGTTTATTATACATAGCAAACGTATTTTTTGAAGTTTTTACTAAttcaagaatggaaaaaatCTGATAtcaaaaaactattaaaattaaaaaaaattcgcTCCTGGAGTCGAACCCACATACCTCTGATTCATAGCCAGACACTCTACCTCGACGCCACGGACATTTGTTCGCGGTCGGATGTTAAAGGGTAATTAAGGTGAAGAGCGTGAGATACGAACTCAATTATTAAGGCTTGGCTTACCATTGATAAGGTCATTGTCCTAATGCTAAATAGATGGTACAATAATTTTagcacttttcatttttacacAGAGCTCAAAAATAATTAGTATTCACAACATCAAAATTTTGAGTTCATGTggttaaatcaaatcaaactgACATTTCGAgtactttttaaaatttcaaacaaattattgGTTTAGATCTTATTCGaataaaattctataaaaaatacagaaacaaTGGCGTCATGCACATCTTCGTTGGCCAAAGATGTCGGTGAACTAAAAGGTGAGTAAGGAAATAGTTCCACCAATCTCTATTATAACTCTAAGCGTGCAGCAATGATGAAGGCTCAAAATAAACGAATCGACACCCTCATCAAGCATATCAAGGAAGGTTGCGAGGCAAAGGAGGAAGTACCACCGGAGAGTACAATGTCTAACATGAATCCCTATATCGAGTGCCTCAATCCAGATATTTTATACCATTTAGCTTTAAGCACGGATACAACAGACTTTCCCAAAATGTTTGGCGATGTGCGCGTGAGTTAATCCAATGCAATATTTCTAGATTTGTTCACTGATGACAGTTCACAGTTTGTTTGCATGGGAGGAACCGCAGCACGCATGCTGAAGTTTGCCAATTTCATCATGAAGGAGATTGGTCTGAAGATGAACTCTGGCGTCAAGCTAAAAGATCTGGCAGAAGATGCTAACCGTTATGCCTTGTATAAGGTTGGTCCAGTGTTGTGTGCTAGCCATGGCATTGGTGGACCATCGATTAGCATTTTGTTGCATGAACTCATCAAATTAATGCATCATGCCAAGTGTCAAAATCCTGTCTTCTTTCGAATGGGAACTTCGGGTGGCATTAACGTTGAACCCGGCAGTGTTGTCATCACATCCGAGGCACTTGATGGTCAGTTGAGACCCGTTCACGAGGTTGTCGTACACACAGTTCCCGAGCTGCGTCCTACTAAACTGGATCGGGATTTGGCTCAAGAACTGAAGTCATTATCGGATCCCTGTCATGATGGCTACGATACGATCATTGGCAAAACTCTGTGTGCCAATGATTTCTACGAAGGTCAATCTCGATTAGACGGTGCCTTTTGCTCCTACACTCCCGAGAAGAAGAAGGCATTCCTCGAGCAAGTCGCGGGGCAGGGAGTTCTCAATATGGAGATGGAGAGCACAGCATTCGCTGCGATAACAAATCAAGCTGGTATTCGATCTGCCGTCGTTTGTGTAACCATCCTCGATCGCCTAGAGAGTGATCAGGTGTGTTATCTCCAAGTCCTCGACTTGCTTTTCCAGTACTTAACTTTTCCCCTCAGATAACCACGCCACTTGAAATACTTAAGGAGTGGGACTCGCGACCACAGACTTTGATTGCTCGGTACATGCAAAAAGTGCTCTTTGACATCGGTGACGAGGATTGCAGTGGATCCGAGTCCTGCGATTGCGCTGGAGGAGATCAAGCTCAACCTGCACAAGAAGTTCAACCTGCACAGCAAGCTCAGCCCCTTGAGCAAAATCAGTCTATTGAACAACCTGAGCCTGGCGatgaataattaattgtatttgaaattgacATTGTAGAAGAAATGGAACGTATAAAGTAAAATCGCGTTATAAACATATTTGCTTCTcaatgatattttaatttacatcgaaaatacgaaatgaaattagaaatttaataaagtataATAGTACTTTATAATTGCTTACATTTTGTATGGGTTTACTTTGTGGGATAcgatcaaatatttttaagttctGATAATCTTAAAATCTGACAATCTTCAATTATCTTGTTCAGAGATCAGTAAACTCGCCCTCTTATTGTTAAGAATTTAACagcatatattatttatttattatgtgtttATGTATCACTTGTATAAACAAACATTCATTGtgttacatttaaaaattttaaatcaacaaaagtttttgtaGCAAAGACAATGAAAGTATGCAAATTTCCTCAGAattttaaaacacatttttacattaattttgtgaTCAATAGGTAATGTCTAAATAATATTAGgatttattaattcaaataaatctgttaaaagaattttaaaagtcTCTTTCGGCCAGCActgaaatgaattaaaaatgttgacaaaCTAAACTAGTTAGTGAGTTACGAGtacaaaaagaatttattcaaattagaTTGAATAACTTCCGAATGCACCTATCGTAGGCAGTAACCAGTTTAAGCTGCACAACATGCGACACCAAAGAATTTCGTATACCCGCCAGTCATAgaatagaagggtattatggCTATGtgataattgaaaatacaaataaagcgAAACACAATTGTAGATTTTGAATTCGAGGTGTAACACGTAGCGCACGTGactaaattataaaacaacaTCGATCTTcaggcatatataaaaagtgaGGAAAAGAAAGAGTAGTTATATATTCTATAGTCTCTTAAATCTACATATATCATCTAGGTTCTGTTCCAGAAAGAAATACACTTTCATTAGCTCGATAATGCTTTCTGCTGCCTGttgtataaattttcttctttagtTTGTATATTACGGgtacacaaatataaaaataaatcaccAAAATAATTCAGTAATGCATtatttaaacatatatttcatttagcaTTCGATGATTCGTTTCACTTAATGTTAATGCTTTAGGTGCTATTAATAATATCTTTCAGATGTTCTAAATATGTTAACCACACAATGTATTGTATTCTTTGAGAATATCTAGCAGGTATCCCGCCGTCGAGCACACTCTTTGTATTTAACATATGTTGTAGTTTACTAACATACGCCACATTACATGAGAGCCAACAAGAAGCAATCGTGAAACTCAATAAATAGTAGAAAGCACATGGGATCGACTGACCGACCAGGTTGCTCAGTTCTTTGCGAGCGTTCGTCGTGATCACTTCTTACACGGTGGCTATTTAAAGTCAACTAAAATTACGCAAGCGTGATAAGAACGAGAATACttatacttttgttgttgctcattgtatattaaaaaatattatagatatTACCGGGTGTGTATATAAAGATTTTGGATGAGCAAATAAGTTGACAAAATTCGTGCGTCGCTTCACTTTTAAATAGCTCTCAACTCGTTGAAAACGTGACAATCTGTTGATAACGAAATTATCAATTAAcgattttgtatttctaattGGCGAATGCACTTTTAATAAAGTGagataatttcttttttttttcaaatagaaaagcaaaagttgcaatATGTCGAAAGGGTAAGTAAAGTGTGTGCTCctataatatatactacacGTTTTTCTTATCGGTTAAGTggcattgaaatgcaattacgTGATCTGCATTCTTGAGAATTATGTGCAATCATAAATGATAGTTACAgtgttatgtatatatatatatgttttatatatatgtttttttttatgttttatatactCTTTTCTTAGTCTTATTCACCGTAAGTATCTTATCGACTATCAGAACCGCTAAATAAATTGTGGATATTAGctataaatttaatcaataatGTAGAACGCTTGTGTAgtggcaaaaatatataattcaattttgaatcatattttcattatactataaaaaccaaaagatGCAAATTTTTGGTTTAACGTTCTTATAGAAAATGCAAGCGTTTATATATTAACCAACAGATGAATAGTACTAAATTAACTCGACCAATTAATATTCTATACGAGTTCACTTAACAATGTATTAATGCTTAAATTATACTTGATAGTTTATTAGATCAACTGGACCACATATCATGAAAAAGAGTAAAGAGTTAAGTACTAAAGTATGTAATCTTCACTTCACAGCGTTGAACTGAAAAATCCCAATTTGAAGAACATGTCTTCGGATTATTTATACCATCTGACCATCAATGTAGCCAATACTGTTGATGCCAGCGATATTCAGCAACAATTTGGCGATGTGAAGGTAAATTAGaattgcatttataaataaatcaaagtaCTAACTACTTCCTTCTTAGGTGGTTTGCATGGGCGGTACCTCATCGCGTATGCGTGATTTGGCTTTATATCTGCGTAATGTGCTCGGCAATTCGGACACCAGCGAACCAATTGATCTCGCTGCAGGAGGACATCGCTATGCACTCTTCAAAGAAGGTCCTGTACTGCTTGCCAGCCATGGTGTTGGGTCCTCCACTGCCTCTGTGGTGCTGCACGAGTTATTGAAGCTGCTGAAGTATGCCAAGTGCCAGGATCCCGTCATCATACGCATCGGCACTTGCggtggcgttggcgttgctcCAGGCACCGTGGTGGTCACCAAGAATG
It encodes:
- the LOC117576396 gene encoding uridine phosphorylase 1 isoform X2, whose product is MSLLTGNSHSLSEEEIDEYSDGTVKLRNSNIELMDQDILYHLALGSESHDLQEMFGEVKFVCMGGTPKRMENFAHFIMDEIGYKLPAGTQLQDISAYSYRYSMYKVGPVLCVSHGMGTPSVSILMHEMIKLMYHAKCMDPIFIRIGTCGGIGVEGGTVIITEDALDGQLRNSHEFTILGETVHRPAKLDKKLARELKSLASSDDPYDTIIGKTLCTNDFYEGQGRLDGAFCEFSESDKMTYLEKLRDHGVVNIEMESTIFAALTHHAGIKAAVVCVALLNRLNGDQVNAPKEVMHEWQQRPQILVSRYIRKVLAQHGQLKSLFGHQGSIKSPRRFKLVQQESQAHE
- the LOC117576395 gene encoding uridine phosphorylase 1; amino-acid sequence: MASCTSSLAKDVGELKAMMKAQNKRIDTLIKHIKEGCEAKEEVPPESTMSNMNPYIECLNPDILYHLALSTDTTDFPKMFGDVRFVCMGGTAARMLKFANFIMKEIGLKMNSGVKLKDLAEDANRYALYKVGPVLCASHGIGGPSISILLHELIKLMHHAKCQNPVFFRMGTSGGINVEPGSVVITSEALDGQLRPVHEVVVHTVPELRPTKLDRDLAQELKSLSDPCHDGYDTIIGKTLCANDFYEGQSRLDGAFCSYTPEKKKAFLEQVAGQGVLNMEMESTAFAAITNQAGIRSAVVCVTILDRLESDQITTPLEILKEWDSRPQTLIARYMQKVLFDIGDEDCSGSESCDCAGGDQAQPAQEVQPAQQAQPLEQNQSIEQPEPGDE
- the LOC117576396 gene encoding uridine phosphorylase 1 isoform X1 is translated as MPPTITDKIAHDFKAHCRTQPQDDDEIDAYVHRITRYSDGTVKLRNSNIELMDQDILYHLALGSESHDLQEMFGEVKFVCMGGTPKRMENFAHFIMDEIGYKLPAGTQLQDISAYSYRYSMYKVGPVLCVSHGMGTPSVSILMHEMIKLMYHAKCMDPIFIRIGTCGGIGVEGGTVIITEDALDGQLRNSHEFTILGETVHRPAKLDKKLARELKSLASSDDPYDTIIGKTLCTNDFYEGQGRLDGAFCEFSESDKMTYLEKLRDHGVVNIEMESTIFAALTHHAGIKAAVVCVALLNRLNGDQVNAPKEVMHEWQQRPQILVSRYIRKVLAQHGQLKSLFGHQGSIKSPRRFKLVQQESQAHE